TGCGCATGCGGTAGTTGATGCAGCGGTGCCGGGCCAGATCCTGCGGGCGCCGCGGCGTGCCGTGCGCGCGCAGGTAGGCCGGCGAGGCGGCGCAGCGCAGGCGGAACTCGGGCGTCAGGCGCAGCGCGATCATGTCGCGCTCCACGGCCTCGCCGATGCGGATGCCGAGGTCGAAGCCCTCGCGCACGATGTCGACCAGGCCGTCGTCATAGGCCAGCTCCAGCCCGATGTGCGGATGCGCGGCGAAGAAGCCGGCCAGCAGCGGCTCGATCAGGAAGCGGCCGGCCGAGTAGCCCAGCGTCACGCGCAGCGTGCCGCCCTCCACGCCAGCGCTGGACTGCAGGTCCTCGGTCGCGCCCTTGAGGCTGGCCAATGCCGGCGCCACGCGCTCGAGGTAGGCCCGGCCGGCCTCGGTGAGGTTGAGGCTGCGCGTGGTGCGCTCGAACAGGCGCACGCCGAGCCGCGTTTCCAGCTTCTTGATGGTTTGCGACAGCGCGGCCGGCGTCACGCCCAGCGCGTGCGCGCCCTGGGTCAGGCTGCGGCTCGCGGCCACCTGCTCGAAGGCGGTGAGCGAGGCCAGGATTTCGGGTTTCATCCGTGGATTCTTAAGCAAAAGTTGATAGCTCAGATAGGTTTTGGGTATTTCCTTTTGAAAAAGGCAGGCGCACACTGCGCCCCTCCAGCCCCACCAGGAGCCTCTTCCATGGCCGTGAACCTCACCCTCAATGGCAAAGCCACGTCGATCGACGTCGATCCCGCCACCCCCATCCTCTGGACGCTGCGCGACACGCTGGGCCTGACCGGCACCAAGTTCGGCTGCGGCCAGGCGCTGTGCGGCGCCTGCACCGTGCACCTGAACGGCTCGCCGATCCGCTCCTGCGTGACGCCGGTGGCCGCCGCGGCCGGCCAGAAGCTCACCACCATCGAGGCCCTGGCCGACGACAAGGTGGGCCGCGCGGTGGAGGACGCCTGGGTGCGCCACGACGTGGCCCAGTGCGGCTACTGCCAGAGCGGCCAGGTGATGAGCGCGACCGCGCTGCTGATGGGCAACCGCCAGCCGAGCGATGCCGACATCGACGCCGCCATGGCCGGCAACATCTGCCGCTGCGGCACCTATGTGCGCATCCGCGCCGCCATCCACGACGCGGCCCATGCGCTGGCCTGAAGGAGATTTGCCATGCATGTCGATCCCATTGTGATGAATTCCATGCCAAAAGGGCTCAAGGTCCTGGTGCAGCGGTCATTGGGTGCTCCTGAAACGATAGCAAACGAAGGCCTGCCGCGACGCAGCTTCCTCAAGCTCGCCACGGCCTCGGGCTTCGCGCTTGGCGCCTTCCCGTTGGCCGCGATGGCGCAGGGCGGCGCAGCCGGCGCCGCGGCCTCGGGCCTCAAGCCCACGCAGCAGCCCGCCGCCTTCGTGCGCATCGACCGCGACGGCACCGTGACGGTGACGATCAACCGGCTCGATTTCGGCCAGGGTGTGCAGACCGGCTTGCCGATGATCCTGGCCGAAGAGCTCGACGCCGATTGGTCC
This Variovorax terrae DNA region includes the following protein-coding sequences:
- a CDS encoding (2Fe-2S)-binding protein, with protein sequence MAVNLTLNGKATSIDVDPATPILWTLRDTLGLTGTKFGCGQALCGACTVHLNGSPIRSCVTPVAAAAGQKLTTIEALADDKVGRAVEDAWVRHDVAQCGYCQSGQVMSATALLMGNRQPSDADIDAAMAGNICRCGTYVRIRAAIHDAAHALA
- a CDS encoding LysR family transcriptional regulator; translation: MKPEILASLTAFEQVAASRSLTQGAHALGVTPAALSQTIKKLETRLGVRLFERTTRSLNLTEAGRAYLERVAPALASLKGATEDLQSSAGVEGGTLRVTLGYSAGRFLIEPLLAGFFAAHPHIGLELAYDDGLVDIVREGFDLGIRIGEAVERDMIALRLTPEFRLRCAASPAYLRAHGTPRRPQDLARHRCINYRMRSSGALYKWEFMDGEALTELAVRGPLVVNHWEAGLNAAIAGVGLIIGWAESLAPVFRSGELVEVLADCSAAFPGFYAYYPQRAHLPVKTRVFLDFLTARLPTMAP